Part of the Chroicocephalus ridibundus chromosome 17, bChrRid1.1, whole genome shotgun sequence genome is shown below.
cgtggtagcaggtcaagggagctcattgtccccctctactctgctcttgtgggACCCCTCTTGGAATATTGCATCCAGtactggggtccccagtacaagacagacatggacctattagaatgtgtccagaggagtggcacaaaaatgatctgaggtttggaacacctctcctacgaagaaaggctgagagagttggggtcgttcaacctggagaagagaaggctttgagGGAACTTGttttgctggagggaagggatgccatccagagggcaTCCCCTTCAATGTATAGAGAgggcttctaagaaagatggagagagacatttCTACCAAGGCATGTAGTTACAGGACCAGGAGctacggttttaaactgaaagtagatttagattagctataaagaagaaattttttacaatgaggttggtgagacatTTTAAATCAGAGATGAGATTTGAAAAGATGATGAATTAAATCTGTTACTGACagctcattttctgttttaattaatattgaaaaatatttttcatttgtctattttaattaatatttatttgtacAAATTATGAtgtgaataaaaacaaacatgttaAACTTCTGCAAAGAGGTACACCTTGTAATTCTTCTGTGAATTTGCAAGATAAAAAATTCAGATGACAAAGCATTAAGAACACCGTACAATTATGGTGTTTGTATTTACATTTCCATGAATAAAGGATTTATTTAAGGAGTCATTCATGTCCTTCCTTTCCAATTACATTTAGGTTTTGAGTATTTAATATACAGAATTTGATTAACAGTTACAGAACATTAAAGTAGGTATGTTCAATCAAATGGCCTTTTCTGAAAGAGTCATGTTGCCAAAATTATTAGACAAAAAACCACAGTGGCTACATTTAAGGCCAGCAGGGAATAATCTGATCAGAATTAGGTATCTGTAGCACATATGTCTACATATGAGAAAAGACCAAGGGACTTTCTTTAGGGTGAGATTAATTACaacctagattttttttattaataaaggaGGTCCCATACAGATTAGCTAAAATGCAGTAACCAGTATTGCATTTATCTACATTTCACAAGATGAATTATTCTCTAAGAGTTTACATCATTGCTGACATACAATGAGACTAGGatatttggcatttttttggggctgttttctctttttttctttttaatttgaaagaagaaattaatttcttggtGGGGCCAAAAGGAAGATTGGGCTTTTCTAACTGCTGGATacagaagaagcaaagaaaattagcTAAGATATATATGATAAGAATTAGATGAAAGAAAGGCCTCTTAGCCTTGCTGCTTTGTTATGGTCTCTCTCCAAACTTCAGATAATTTCACTGTAAGATCTCAAGGTTAACTGCTGCTAGCTTTGAAATTGCTCCAGACAATACGATGAATTACATTAGGCCCAGATTATCAAGAACAcaatagctgaggttggaagggaccactagAATGCCACAGGTTAACACTCTCTGCTCGGAGCAGGGCCAACTATTGCTGCTCAAAGGCTTTTCCagttggcttttgaatatcttcacaGACACTCTAGGAAAGCTGTTCCAGCATATGACTATGCTAACactaaaaaaagatatttattttcttattttttaagtagAATTTCCAGTATTTCAATTGGTGCCCTTTGCCGCTGGGAAATCTCTCTGTAAGTGCAAATATTGTGTGTCATGGTGTAACTCCAGCGGGCacctaggaccacacagccacttgctcaccaCTCCCTCAGTTGGGActggggagagaatcggaagagtagaagtgaggaaaaactcatgtgtgaagataaagacagtttaataaataaagcaaagtcacgcatgcaagcaaagcaaaataaggaattcattcactacttcccatcagcaggcaggtgttcagccatttccaggagagcagggctccatcatgctaAGAcaaactccaaatgtcccccccgtCCTTgctcccccagctttatatgctgaacatgacgtcacatggtatggaatagcccttggtcagttgggatcagctgtccccGTTgtatcccctcccaacttcttgtgcactcccagcctactcactggtagGGCAATATGAgtagcagaaaaggccttgactgcccaACAACAGCTACAAACACCAGTGCActatcaaaaatatttattatcccaaatccaaaacatagcactataccagctgctagtaaaaaagttaactctatccgaactgaaaccatgacaatcAGGCCCTTGGATGGACTGGAAAGATACAGAAGAATCTTTTTAAAGTCACCCAGGGATACGGTTGTAGAAGTGCAAGTTTAGGTTCTTAAGGCAAACTTTAACAGCCACAAATACTTCATCACTTTTgagatatttttggttttttttaaaaattaagtacaATATAAATTTTGTCCTTCATAAGATACTTACAGAACAAAGGCTGCAGAATACTAGACATATGTCTTGAAAAAGGGCCATGAATACATTAAAAGCTTGTGTAGTAAAAGTGtgtcctttaaaagaaagaagttggTGGTGAAGCCAGCTGGTGCATTTGTTGGTCCTATTATAAGTTTTGCTTTTCCGTTCATCTCAGGGCTTTTGGTAAATCAGTGATGGAATATGTGGAAAAAAGGTATCTGGTGCCTGGAAATCATCTGTAGCAGCTATAGGAGCACCTATGAGAGCTGTTTGGTGTTTTGGCAAGGCAACTAACTTGCATTCTCTTCAAATATATGGAAGacagctcatttttttcttgctattacTAGTGGTGTTAATTTGGCTTCTCTAATTTATTTGTGGACTTCTGTATTTGGGGCAGAATTCATCTACCTTCAATGGGCGTATCCAGGTTCAATTTGTGGTAGGAATCCACTACCTAAAAAGACAGCACTTAAGTGCATTTTAGATGTTTTAGAACTCTCTTAATTGTCACTGCAGAACGGTTTGGGTCTTCCATAGACCCTGAGTCATATCTGAAAAATGACTTTGCTTAAGGCATATGAGATGAAATTAAAAACTCATTCTTAGGCTAGTGAATCTCACCTCTATAGTCTCCAAATTGGTAGTTTCAGGAGATACCTCATCTTCTGAAAGAGTTAGCTACGACATGtaggaaaaatttatttctggaagaagATATTTGCCTCCCTTTCCAAGGAAATACTAGATTTATTATCCCAGACTTAGATGAGTGACCTTTATACACTTAAATTAGACCATGTGAATCCTACCTTTTCAGTTATGGAATGCAAAGCTCTCTAGTTAATAAAGTCAAATATGTCCTAATAACACCATTATAACAATCTGTAGTAGAAATATCAAAGGCAAAAACCATATATGAAAGTAATGAGAGATTTTGATCCAAATTCTAAACATCATAGACTGTTATTCATCTATAAAAAGTCTAGACTTGCtctaaaatgtttaaaacaatgATTCTGAAATTAAACAAAGATCTCTGGGGCAGGAatgcaattttgcatttttttttaatcaataacaATCTCAGAACTCATAACTGGTAATCAGTAATTTTCTGGACTCTTTATTATGACTTAAATTATgtcctttcctttccccaaagAAATTTACTAAACATTTTCAGGAAATGAACACAAACtgatgaaaacttttttttctcgGATCTCAGTAAAATTAGGCTCCTGATCTTTACTCTTTTGTTCAAGAAGTCATAAACATGTAAAACACAACTtaaaagtttctgaaaaatagaaaggaaaacaaataataaaaaaaaaggtttatttatttaagaatttcTTAAGTACTTGGAAGAAGTTTCCTTTCAAAATCCTAAATAACTCTACTAACATTGTCTCTTACAGTTGAAAATCTCcactcttctcctttttccctctcCAAAAGCTGAAATGTTCTTGGgaattatttggaaattatttttactgaCCAAAAAACACTAAAACCACCTGAAACAGTGGAAAtagtctattttattttcatgcaaaaataattttcctccatctttttctCAGGGCTCCTTTCACCTCCTCATTCCTCAAACTATAGATAATAGGATTCAATAAAGGAGTCACCACAGTATAAGAAAGTGACAGCAACTTATCAACAGATGCAGAGTAGCTGGATTTTGGCTGCAAATACATGGAGCTTGCTGTACCATAGAAAAGAGTTACAACTAAAAGGTGTgaggaggaagtggaaaatgCCTTCTGCTGGCTTTCAGCTGATGACTTCTCAAGAATTGTGAAAATGATGCGAATATATGAATAAATGATGAGTAAGAAGGGACCCACAACAGCAAGGACAGCTACCACAATGACTTGAATTTCAGTTGGGGAAGTGTTAGCACAAAGCAGTTCCAAGAGGGGTTGAATCTCACAGAAGTGGTTGATGGTAAGACCACAGAATGGTAAGCTGAATGTTATAATGGTATGCACTAAGCCGACAGCAGTCCCACAAACATAAGTTCCAGCAACCAGGCTTTTGTAGACTCTACTCTTCATAATGACAGCGTAATGCAAGGGGTAGCGTATTGCCATGTAACGGTCAAATGACATAGCAGCCAACAGAAAACATTCTGCAactccaaagaaaaggaagaaaaacatttgcattgcACATCCTTTCTTGGAAATACCTATTGTTCCCACTATTAGATTCTCAAGAATCTTTGGGACAATGACTGACAAATAGCAGATATCCAAAAAGGACAGCTGAGAGAGCAAGAAATACATGGAGTGTGAAGGGTGTTATCACCATTTATTATCAGAGCAATCACTGTGTTAGCCATCAAAGTGAGgactttactaaagtctaggtagaaaacatccacagcctttcctcatccactaagcaggtcaccttgtcatagaaggagatcaggttagtcaagtcaagatcaggttagtcaagatCAGGTTttatgaacccatgctgactgggcctgattgcctggttgtccgGTACGtaccatgtgatggcactcaagatgatttGCTCCATAACCTttcctggcaccaaggtcagactgagaggcctgtagtttcctggatcccCCTTCCAGCCCTGAGTCCCAtcccaccactattcagtgaCTTTTTGTACTAGACATCACAAAATTAGCAATACAAACTAAGGGGTCATCACACCACCAGAGATAAACATTCCAGATAGTGTAATCCACTCAGGCACAATCCTGCCCACCTATCAAATCAGGGAATGTAAGGTCTGGGGAGAAAAATGGGGAGTCTTACAACGATACAGCTGGCCTATAGGAGATTCTTCCCCGCCTTGTCCAAGATGCTGTACAGGGTAATTTCCCAGGGATTTAGCGGCCTTACCTGAGAGAAAGTGTAAGTGATTAAGAAAGGTACGTATGGTATTTGACATGCCTTAAGATCGTCATTTGACATGCTTTAAGATCGTGATTAGTGCACTCATTTAGGGTATTAATATCTAGCACGCTTGTGGTTTGTGTTGATACTTTTTGGGATCACTTGTAGGTTGTAATAGTGTgttctgtgaattgttttttaaattgcaatgttctgtgaattgttttttaaattgcaatagcGCATTCTCCATTGTATCCATAAAACTTGCAATAGCGGCGTATCAGACCTGTGAgcgaagtccaaataaattgttaatttgaacttCTCAGTGAAGTCTCTCTTTCTGTCACACTCCTCTGGTGAAAAGGTAAGTATTTGCACGTGGTCTGCACAGGTTGATGATCTGTTATGTCAGGTGGCCAAGTTGCAAGAAACAGTTAAAAGGCTGCGCAGCATCAGAAGAGCTGAGACAGAGAGAGATAGGTGGTTTCATAACCATGTTCCTGTAGCAGATACCACTGAGAATGAGGCACCTTGAACCCTGGAGACCCACAAAAGCAGGACTCCACTTCGGTCCCCACCCTCCAGAATCACAATCAAAAACAGGTACGAAGCTTTAACACCTATAGACACCCACGAGCAAGATCCGCCAGGaggacctgcagcagcagcacacagtgGATACCGTAAAAAACAAGAATGAGTGTTAGTCGTGGGTGACTCTGTTGAAGAGCACTGACAGGGAGTCATGTGAGGTATGCTGCCTTGCGGGAGCTAAGGTCCAAGATGTTGCCACAGCTTGTCCACTGTTACTGTTTCATGAATGACGCTGCAAGTCGGAACCTGGGCATAATCAAGGAAGACTATAAAGTCTTGGGGGTGCAAGTGAATAAAATTGGTGCCCAAGCTATCTTTCCCTCCATTTTACCAGTTagaggaaagggagcagccaGAAATGAATGGAGAATGCATATCAACATGGCTGGTGCCATCAAGAGGGTTGTGGCTTTTGTTACAACgggtgacctttgcttcattatccgtgaaatgcatatgaaagcgcacacccctgcataagcaaatgaagattatagagatcatgctaaacatgtatgactatggcactcatctctccacccaaatcatgctacacgtcacctgggagaagggagacacCGGAGACGAGCctgtccttggcaaggggggtggaccgtgctaattcagcaaacataaaaggggaaaataagtggcCCCTAGAGAGCAGCAACAAAGacgaccgtgcctgggaagatttttcccaagaaagaagattatgcctgggaagattccctgaaaaagacactggaaccaggaccagtgatcttttcatctctgcctttgtcttttcctttctctatccctcagtttctcttttctcttagagttgttaAATAATGGTTCGAGTTGTTAAGTAGCGACCTTAAGTACCGTTTGCCATAAGTTGTATACGTTTTGTTAAGTAACACAACGCATATCTCACCACTTGTCATAATTTgtcatatacctaaccaattgtcgtggacttgttaagacctattctaatcattttgggaaactaatagatgtttgtatatggaccttaggatttatctcaccttagtccgcactgTTGGGGATctatgaatctgaagtcacttacccccgtctttcctgagagtgggacgCGACAGCAAGAGAGCTGGTCAATATTCAAACACAAGTAACAGAGCAGGCAAAAAAGACCTACAATATTTGGGAGACATACAACCTTAGTGAACAGAAGCTGGAAGACAATTAGGATAGCCCACAGTGTACAAAATTACATTAGAAGCCACTGTTTAGATACCTGAACTGAGAAACTAGGGACAACTGGGCACTTTTTAGGATATAGCTCAGATGGaccattttgttaaaataaatgctgaCCCAGAAATGGGCATTCTGGGACTTGAAAGATAGAGGATAAGCAATGGGATGGAAACTACTGAGCACAGAAACTGAAGGAATCACTCACCATCTGTCAGTCAGGtgtaaaattgtttctgtttccagaaatGCTGTAAACCAAGATACAGTTATTCAGGACCCCT
Proteins encoded:
- the LOC134524777 gene encoding olfactory receptor 10C1-like, with the translated sequence MYFLLSQLSFLDICYLSVIVPKILENLIVGTIGISKKGCAMQMFFFLFFGVAECFLLAAMSFDRYMAIRYPLHYAVIMKSRVYKSLVAGTYVCGTAVGLVHTIITFSLPFCGLTINHFCEIQPLLELLCANTSPTEIQVIVVAVLAVVGPFLLIIYSYIRIIFTILEKSSAESQQKAFSTSSSHLLVVTLFYGTASSMYLQPKSSYSASVDKLLSLSYTVVTPLLNPIIYSLRNEEVKGALRKRWRKIIFA